From Nycticebus coucang isolate mNycCou1 chromosome 6, mNycCou1.pri, whole genome shotgun sequence, the proteins below share one genomic window:
- the LOC128587492 gene encoding cytoplasmic protein NCK1-like yields the protein MAAEVVVVAKFDYVAQQEQELDIKKNERLWLLDDSKSWWRVRKSMNKTGFVPSNYVERKNSARKASIIKNLKDTLGIGKAKRKPGVPDSASPADDSFVDPGERLYALNMPAYVTFNYMAEREEELSLIKGTKVIVVEKCSDGWWRGSYNGQVGWFPSNNVTEEGDRPLGDRVGSLSEKLAAVVSNLNTGQVLHVVQALYPFSSSNDELNFEKGDVMDVIEKPENDPEWWKCRKINGMVGLVPKNYVTIMQNNPLISGLEPSPPQCDYIRPSLTGKFAGNPWYYGKVTRHQAEMALNERGHEGDFLIRDSEPSPSDFSVSLRAQGKNKHFKVQLKETVYYIGQRKLSTMEELVEHNKKAPIFTSEQGKKLHFIKHLS from the coding sequence ATGGCAGCAGAAGTGGTGGTGGTAGCCAAGTTTGATTATGTGGCCCAACAAGAACAAGAGCTAGACATCAAGAAGAATGAGAGATTATGGCTTCTGGATGATTCTAAATCCTGGTGGCGAGTTCGAAAGTCCATGAATAAAACAGGTTTTGTGCCTTCTAACTATGTGGAAAGGAAAAACAGTGCTCGGAAAGCTTCTATTATAAAAAACCTAAAGGATACCTTAGGAATTGGAAAAGCGAAAAGAAAACCTGGTGTACCTGACTCTGCATCTCCGGCTGATGATAGCTTTGTTGACCCAGGGGAACGTCTCTATGCTCTCAACATGCCTGCTTATGTGACATTTAACTACATGGCTGAGAGGGAGGAGGAATTATCATTGATAAAAGGGACGAAGGTGATCGTCGTGGAGAAATGCAGTGATGGGTGGTGGCGAGGTAGCTATAATGGACAAGTTGGATGGTTCCCTTCAAACAATGTAACTGAAGAAGGTGACAGGCCTTTGGGTGACCGTGTGGGTTCTCTGTCAGAGAAATTAGCAGCAGTCGTCAGTAACCTTAATACTGGTCAAGTATTGCATGTTGTACAAGCTCTTTACCCCTTCAGTTCTTCCAATGATGAACTTAATTTTGAGAAAGGAGATGTAATGGATGTTATTGAAAAACCTGAAAATGACCCAGAGTGGTGGAAATGCAGGAAAATCAATGGAATGGTTGGTCTGGTGCCAAAGAACTATGTTACCATTATGCAGAATAATCCATTAATCTCAGGTTTGGAACCATCACCTCCACAATGTGATTATATTAGGCCTTCACTTACTGGGAAGTTTGCTGGCAATCCTTGGTATTATGGCAAAGTCACCAGGCATCAAGCAGAAATGGCATTAAATGAAAGAGGGCATGAAGGGGATTTTCTTATTCGTGATAGTGAACCTTCGCCAAGTGATTTCTCAGTATCACTAAGAGCACAAGGGAAAAACAAGCATTTCAAAGTCCAACTAAAAGAGACTGTCTATTACATTGGGCAGCGTAAACTCAGCACCATGGAAGAACTTGTAGAACATAATAAAAAGGCACCAATTTTTACAAgtgaacaaggaaaaaaattacattttatcaaGCATTTGTCGTGA
- the LOC128587496 gene encoding proline-rich protein HaeIII subfamily 1-like → MSPRTGARRTTLLAGQLAELLAPTAGESHRAERASRPHQGPGCSGVERRPGRSDAAAARPGRKPPPPAGAASPRPRGWHPPCPSHLNPSPTRREAPGLGPRACGRQIPLRAASDPSLPALSPPRPPLLSHAGGSAGLPPTPAPPGRLRAEEEAGPSNRLAGLPGASLECSCLAGEKQVLSGSLDSAPHPGSGRHSLAEKSERPADLQEAKDLRYNTTASESVPSDSPRSNHGRND, encoded by the exons ATGTCGCCCCGCACTGGGGCCCGGAGAACGACTCTACTGGCAGGCCAACTAGCGGAGCTTCTCGCCCCGACCGCAGGAGAAAGTCACAGGGCAGAGCGGGCGTCTCGGCCCCACCAGGGACCAGGATGCTCCGGCGTGGAGCGCCGTCCGGGCCGCTCAGACGCTGCCGCAGCCCGGCCCGGGCGGAAGCCGCCTCCCCCCGCAGGCGCCGCATCTCCGCGGCCGCGCGGCTGGCACCCCCCCTGCCCGAGCCATCTCAACCCATCTCCGACCCGGAGGGAGGCTCCCGGGCTCGGGCCGCGCGCGTGCGGACGGCAGATCCCGCTCCGCGCCGCCTCCGACccctccctccccgccctgtCCCCTCCCCGCCCTCCCCTGCTGTCACACGCGGGAGGCAGCGCCGGGCTCCCACCCACGCCGGCCCCGCCGGGACGGCTCCGCGCAGAG GAGGAGGCTGGCCCGAGCAACAGGCTGGCAGGGCTCCCTGGGGCGTCTCTCGag tgttcctgcctggcaggagagaagCAGGTGCTCTCAGGAAGTCTAGACTCTGCACCCCATCCCGGCTCTGGCAGGCACTCCCTGGCTGAGAAGAGTGAAAGGCCTGCAGACCTGCAGGAAGCAAAAGATCTCAGGTACAACACAACGGCCTCTGAATCAGTGCCAAGTGACAGTCCCAGGAGCAACCACGGAAGAAATGATTGA